In Rhodamnia argentea isolate NSW1041297 chromosome 4, ASM2092103v1, whole genome shotgun sequence, the following proteins share a genomic window:
- the LOC115726995 gene encoding uncharacterized protein LOC115726995 → MDLAKLCSLVVLLYTLSFAGNRDCYAFENTVDKTVLKVGNELWKESLPLQRGTRLYKLEGLRPYTWYEAKISYPASIPACFSLQLMRGDSDSATNINRRLLNTEKIIFKTESLELIQNQGGMLVLVTVEPEGVVAIRGVKERESIIYNIVCDELLLGIPHKAWPVGILVLLCLVVAFIAPSFLPPFLLAKSRTQPALHEDVSKNS, encoded by the exons ATGGACTTGGCAAAGCTATGTTCTTTGGTGGTCTTGCTCTACACACTCAGCTTTGCGGGCAACAGAGATTGTTATGCTTTTGAAAATAC GGTCGACAAGACAGTGCTAAAAGTTGGTAATGAGCTATGGAAAGAATCTCTACCACTTCAAAGAGGAACTCGCCTTTATAAGTTGGAGGGCCTCAGACCTTACACGTGGTATGAAGCGAAGATATCATATCCAGCTTCT ATACCCGCTTGCTTCTCTCTGCAACTAATGAGGGGTGATTCGGACTCAGCAACGAACATAAATAGAAGATTACTTAACACTGAGAAAATAATATTTAAGACGGAGAGCCTTGAATTGATACAGAATCAG GGTGGAATGCTTGTACTGGTTACTGTAGAACCTGAAGGAGTTGTTGCCATACGAGGTGTAAAGGAGAGAGAATCCATCATCTATAATATAG TTTGTGATGAACTCTTGCTAGGGATCCCACACAAAGCTTGGCCGGTTGGAATTTTGGTTCTGCTCTGCTTGGTAGTGGCATTCATTGCTCCGTCATTTCTCCCACCGTTTCTACTGGCAAAAAGTCGTACTCAGCCGGCACTTCATGAAGATGTCTCGAAAAATTCTTAG
- the LOC115726993 gene encoding zinc finger CCCH domain-containing protein 23-like, with protein sequence MMMMTMAGDHHARAHPTVQIPPWEPLDEQASGGPYSPYSPAGYGGNAGAGGECGYDLTALRRYLPSNEEEEEDVRGPGEDGVLGCDEFRMYEFKVRKCARGRSHDWTECPYAHPGEKARRRDPRRFLYSGTACPDFRKGACKKGDSCEFAHGVFECWLHPERYRTQACKDGQSCRRRVCFFAHSPDQLRILPTQQQQQHQHSPKSATDSEFGSPVRPSAVAAAFDSYFTKPWSASFVSSPTSILTSTSPSISPPTSSPPMSPNHRGCCGSPGSVSELVACMRNMQITKMKMSPRGQMGSLFGSPLRPGCHLAAPSTPRVESSPRYGQLGGGLFDLREAHHHCEEDLPMERVESGRDLRANMYAKLSKENSLDGADLLGSGSGPDVGWVSELVK encoded by the exons atgatgatgatgacgatggcCGGCGACCACCACGCCCGCGCCCATCCGACCGTCCAGATCCCCCCGTGGGAACCCCTCGATGAGCAGGCCTCCGGCGGCCCGTACTCCCCGTATTCCCCCGCCGGGTACGGCGGCAATGCCGGGGCGGGAGGGGAGTGCGGCTACGACCTGACGGCGCTGAGGCGGTACCTACCGTcgaacgaggaggaggaggaggacgtgcGCGGGCCGGGGGAGGACGGGGTGCTGGGTTGCGACGAGTTCCGGATGTACGAGTTCAAGGTGAGGAAGTGCGCGCGCGGGAGGTCGCACGACTGGACGGAGTGCCCCTACGCGCACCCAGGGGAGAAGGCCCGCCGCAGGGACCCGCGCAGGTTCCTCTACTCCGGCACTGCATGTCCTGATTTCCGCAAAG GTGCGTGCAAGAAGGGTGACTCGTGCGAGTTCGCTCACGGCGTGTTCGAGTGCTGGCTCCACCCGGAGCGGTACCGGACTCAGGCGTGCAAGGACGGGCAGAGCTGCCGCCGCCGCGTCTGCTTCTTCGCCCACTCCCCCGACCAGCTCAGGATCCTACCCacccagcagcagcagcagcaccagCACAGCCCCAAGAGCGCCACGGACTCCGAATTCGGGTCCCCGGTCCGCCCCTCCGCGGTGGCGGCGGCCTTCGACTCCTACTTCACCAAGCCCTGGTCTGCCTCTTTCGTGTCATCGCCGACCTCGATCCTGACCTCTACCTCGCCCTCCATCTCGCCCCCGACCAGCTCGCCCCCAATGTCCCCTAACCATCGCGGCTGCTGCGGGTCGCCTGGATCGGTGAGCGAGCTCGTGGCCTGCATGAGGAACATGCAGATCACCAAGATGAAGATGAGTCCGCGCGGGCAGATGGGGTCCCTTTTCGGGTCCCCTCTCCGACCCGGGTGCCACCTTGCGGCGCCCTCGACCCCAAGGGTCGAGTCTTCCCCGCGGTACGGGCAACTCGGAGGTGGCCTCTTCGATCTGCGGGAGGCACACCATCACTGCGAGGAGGATCTCCCAATGGAGAGGGTCGAGTCCGGGAGAGATTTGAGGGCCAATATGTACGCCAAGCTCAGCAAGGAGAACTCCCTAGATGGCGCTGACCTTCTCGGGTCCGGTTCTGGTCCGGACGTGGGATGGGTCTCTGAGCTGGTCAAGTAA